The following proteins come from a genomic window of Crateriforma spongiae:
- a CDS encoding response regulator: MAKILVAEDSLTHMEVLRSILESDQHDVDCVEDGQQALDYLNDNRCDAIVTDLNMPVLDGCQLVQHLTNSDPEIPIVVVTARGSESLAVDALAIGATDFVPKDSLQQLLTKVVRQVLGYRVAEAQASGLAGQLRKPEFYFKLTNDIGSIPVVANYLVTTMAAAKCGNPNLRYRTATAMASAIFNAIQYGNLQIRESQILDPQHADAADCDLAVRVKVSIANSDTRISVAHEGKGAITRTTPAPGTPESFEIEQCRGLMLMTSFMNDVMFNHRRSEVTLVVQH, encoded by the coding sequence ATGGCCAAAATCTTAGTAGCCGAGGACAGCCTGACGCACATGGAAGTGTTACGGTCGATCCTGGAATCTGACCAGCACGATGTCGATTGCGTCGAAGACGGCCAGCAAGCGCTGGACTATCTGAACGACAACCGTTGCGACGCCATTGTGACGGATCTAAACATGCCGGTTCTGGACGGGTGCCAGCTGGTTCAACACCTGACCAACAGCGATCCGGAAATCCCCATCGTCGTGGTCACCGCGCGTGGCAGCGAATCGCTTGCGGTTGACGCGTTGGCCATTGGTGCGACCGACTTTGTCCCCAAGGATTCGTTGCAACAATTGTTGACCAAGGTCGTCCGACAAGTTTTGGGCTACCGCGTCGCCGAGGCTCAGGCATCAGGTCTGGCGGGACAACTACGCAAACCCGAATTCTATTTCAAGCTGACCAACGACATCGGTTCGATTCCGGTCGTTGCCAATTACTTGGTGACGACAATGGCGGCGGCCAAGTGCGGAAACCCCAACTTGCGTTACCGAACGGCAACAGCAATGGCCAGCGCAATCTTCAACGCGATTCAGTACGGTAACCTGCAGATCCGCGAATCACAGATCCTGGATCCTCAACACGCCGACGCGGCCGACTGTGACTTGGCGGTGCGTGTCAAAGTCAGCATCGCGAATTCCGACACGCGGATTTCGGTGGCCCATGAAGGCAAAGGGGCCATCACACGAACGACCCCCGCACCTGGCACCCCCGAATCTTTTGAAATCGAACAGTGTCGCGGCTTGATGTTGATGACCAGCTTCATGAACGATGTGATGTTCAATCACCGTCGCAGCGAAGTCACTTTGGTCGTCCAGCACTGA
- a CDS encoding GNAT family N-acetyltransferase, whose amino-acid sequence MSKIELVAVDYQNSQHANDLVSMLDHYASDVSGGGEPLSAEVRQSLAARLATRSDADSVLAYVDNRPAGLLNCFEGFSTFAARPLLNIHDVIVHQDFRRRGIARRLLNAARDIAIRRGCCKMTLEVLSENRGAVAAYKQFGFERYQLDPTFGPAVFMEMKLDGAASLA is encoded by the coding sequence ATGAGCAAGATTGAACTTGTCGCCGTCGACTATCAGAATTCCCAACATGCCAACGACCTGGTTTCGATGTTGGATCACTATGCCAGCGACGTCAGCGGCGGCGGAGAGCCTTTGTCGGCGGAGGTTCGCCAAAGCTTGGCGGCGCGGTTGGCCACCCGAAGCGATGCCGACAGCGTGTTGGCGTACGTCGACAATCGCCCGGCCGGACTGCTGAATTGTTTCGAAGGGTTTTCCACCTTCGCGGCGCGTCCGCTGTTGAACATCCACGACGTGATCGTCCATCAAGACTTTCGACGCCGTGGGATCGCCCGACGACTGTTGAATGCGGCCCGCGACATTGCGATTCGTCGCGGGTGTTGCAAGATGACGCTGGAGGTGTTGTCGGAAAACCGGGGCGCGGTGGCCGCTTATAAACAGTTCGGGTTCGAACGCTATCAACTGGACCCGACATTTGGGCCCGCAGTCTTTATGGAAATGAAGCTGGACGGTGCCGCGTCGCTTGCCTGA
- the hisH gene encoding imidazole glycerol phosphate synthase subunit HisH yields the protein MITIVDYQMGNLRSVQKAIQRVGGQAEITSDPQTIAGAQKLILPGVGAFGDAMDEIHRRDLAAPIRDFVASGRPFLGICLGLQLLFDRSTEHGEHEGLGIIGGEVVRFELDDRFKVPHMGWNQVQRKHDAPILKDIADGTHFYFVHSYFVRPDDPEVVALTSDYGGPFCAMVWKDNVYACQFHPEKSQADGLKLLSGFNELPVAGTVAS from the coding sequence ATGATCACGATCGTCGATTACCAGATGGGCAATCTGCGGAGCGTCCAGAAAGCAATCCAGCGCGTCGGCGGCCAAGCCGAAATCACATCCGACCCACAGACGATCGCCGGAGCCCAGAAACTGATCCTGCCAGGGGTCGGTGCCTTCGGCGATGCCATGGACGAAATTCATCGTCGCGACTTGGCCGCACCGATTCGCGATTTTGTCGCGTCAGGTCGCCCGTTTTTGGGGATCTGTCTGGGATTGCAGCTGTTGTTTGACCGCAGCACCGAACACGGCGAACACGAAGGCCTGGGGATCATCGGCGGCGAAGTCGTTCGGTTTGAATTGGACGATCGCTTCAAGGTTCCCCACATGGGATGGAACCAAGTCCAACGAAAACACGATGCCCCGATTTTGAAGGATATCGCCGACGGCACGCACTTTTACTTTGTCCACAGCTATTTCGTTCGCCCCGACGATCCTGAGGTCGTCGCTTTAACGTCCGACTACGGCGGGCCGTTCTGTGCGATGGTGTGGAAAGACAATGTTTACGCGTGCCAGTTTCATCCGGAAAAAAGCCAAGCGGATGGACTGAAACTGTTGTCCGGTTTTAATGAGTTGCCCGTTGCAGGCACGGTCGCGTCATGA
- a CDS encoding HEAT repeat domain-containing protein: protein MRRGRARWPLLIVVAALVVVTAAVAADYWSAKPAEYQATFVGREACVDCHQEEAKLYQDSHHDLAMDLATDETVLADFGDVTFTQYGVTSRFYRDGDKFMVNTEGETGEMEDFEVKYVFGYTPLQNYMVEFDRPDDMPEDQVARVQVLRLTWDTEKGEWFYLSPPDVFEKMEPDDPLHWTGIGQRWQIMCAECHSTNLQENYDLKTNQYHTTFSEIDVSCESCHGPGSLHVELANSRSLFWDRNHGYGLAKLKGDNPRPQIETCAPCHSRRALLDETFQPGDPYHDHFQLETLTEATYHADGQIKDEVYVYGSFIQSKMYHEKIRCTDCHDPHSLQLKFPGNQVCTNCHQHAAGKYDVPSHHHHEPGTEGAMCVNCHMPDATYMAVDPRRDHSMRVPRPDLSLAIGTPNACSDCHVMDQLEDVRKQISEKDRKTIEKMYPLEEYANWLLAAQAGIEPVADAVRKTDQWCEDACEKWYGEDRQTPKHWGEDIAAFRRGDPDGVKRLIKVAKTRGGYPYPPIARATALRELTLRPVGDSELRKIVDAAKEILADTTDEPIVRAAAASVMQVAPPTVARKSLVTALQDTSPLVRDEATRTLAQSDAYGTLTSSERTQVDLALKNVKQTLMIGGDRGGAHMTWGILNERTGKLEEAAKAYQNALRIQPAMTGPRTNLASLLERMASQQPGPTAAQYQQYAAKLRDEELPLLIRDANLAPENADVQHRCGLALYLAGRYDEALQRLELAARLAPEVDQYQMVVELMKQKMAEEEASK, encoded by the coding sequence ATGCGACGCGGTCGTGCGCGTTGGCCGCTATTGATCGTTGTCGCCGCACTGGTGGTCGTGACCGCCGCGGTTGCCGCCGATTATTGGTCGGCCAAGCCGGCCGAGTACCAGGCAACGTTCGTGGGCCGCGAAGCCTGCGTGGACTGTCACCAGGAAGAAGCCAAGCTGTATCAGGATTCTCATCACGATTTGGCCATGGATCTGGCGACCGATGAAACCGTCCTTGCGGACTTTGGCGACGTCACGTTCACGCAATACGGAGTCACCAGCCGGTTTTATCGCGATGGCGACAAATTCATGGTGAACACCGAAGGCGAAACCGGGGAAATGGAGGACTTCGAAGTCAAGTACGTCTTCGGTTACACGCCGCTGCAAAACTACATGGTCGAATTCGATCGGCCCGATGACATGCCCGAAGACCAGGTCGCGCGAGTGCAAGTCTTGCGACTGACCTGGGACACCGAAAAAGGCGAATGGTTTTACCTGTCACCGCCGGACGTCTTTGAAAAGATGGAACCCGATGATCCGTTGCACTGGACCGGCATCGGGCAGCGTTGGCAAATCATGTGCGCCGAATGTCATTCGACCAACCTGCAAGAAAACTACGACCTGAAGACCAACCAGTACCACACGACGTTTTCAGAGATCGATGTCAGTTGTGAATCCTGTCACGGTCCGGGCAGTCTGCACGTGGAATTGGCCAACAGCCGGTCCTTGTTTTGGGATCGCAACCATGGATATGGCCTGGCCAAACTGAAAGGCGATAATCCGCGTCCGCAGATTGAAACGTGCGCACCCTGCCACAGTCGGCGGGCCTTGTTGGATGAAACCTTTCAACCCGGTGATCCCTATCACGATCATTTCCAGTTGGAAACGCTGACCGAAGCCACGTATCACGCCGACGGCCAAATCAAAGACGAAGTGTACGTCTATGGATCCTTTATCCAAAGCAAGATGTACCACGAAAAAATTCGTTGTACCGATTGCCATGATCCGCATTCGTTGCAGCTGAAGTTCCCCGGCAACCAAGTCTGTACCAACTGTCACCAACACGCCGCCGGCAAGTATGACGTCCCGTCGCACCATCATCACGAACCAGGCACCGAAGGCGCGATGTGTGTGAATTGCCACATGCCTGATGCAACCTACATGGCGGTTGACCCACGACGTGACCACAGCATGCGGGTGCCACGCCCGGATCTGTCATTGGCGATCGGTACACCCAATGCCTGCAGCGATTGTCACGTAATGGATCAGCTGGAAGACGTCCGAAAACAGATCAGCGAAAAGGATCGGAAAACGATCGAAAAGATGTACCCGTTGGAGGAATACGCCAATTGGTTGTTGGCCGCGCAGGCGGGGATCGAACCCGTGGCCGACGCGGTTCGCAAGACCGACCAATGGTGCGAAGACGCCTGTGAAAAGTGGTACGGCGAAGACCGGCAAACGCCCAAACACTGGGGCGAAGACATTGCCGCGTTTCGTCGTGGTGACCCCGACGGTGTGAAGCGATTGATCAAGGTCGCCAAGACTCGCGGTGGCTATCCGTATCCGCCCATTGCACGGGCCACGGCGCTCCGCGAACTGACCCTGCGTCCGGTGGGTGACAGCGAACTGCGCAAAATCGTCGATGCTGCCAAGGAGATTTTGGCCGACACCACCGACGAACCCATTGTCCGCGCCGCGGCCGCCTCGGTCATGCAAGTCGCACCGCCCACGGTGGCGCGGAAGTCGTTGGTGACCGCGCTGCAAGACACTTCACCGCTGGTGCGAGACGAAGCCACGCGGACACTGGCTCAATCGGATGCCTATGGCACGCTGACATCGTCCGAGCGAACCCAAGTCGATTTGGCGCTGAAGAACGTCAAGCAGACACTGATGATCGGTGGTGATCGCGGGGGGGCCCACATGACATGGGGCATCTTGAACGAACGGACCGGAAAACTGGAGGAAGCCGCCAAGGCATACCAGAACGCGCTGCGGATCCAACCGGCGATGACCGGCCCGCGAACGAACCTCGCGTCCTTGTTGGAACGGATGGCGTCCCAGCAACCCGGCCCGACCGCCGCACAGTACCAGCAATACGCGGCGAAGCTGCGCGACGAAGAGTTGCCGTTGTTGATCCGCGACGCCAATCTGGCACCAGAGAACGCCGATGTTCAGCATCGATGTGGACTGGCGCTGTACTTGGCAGGTCGCTACGACGAAGCGCTGCAGCGACTGGAATTGGCCGCAAGACTTGCTCCCGAGGTCGACCAGTATCAGATGGTGGTCGAATTGATGAAGCAAAAGATGGCGGAAGAAGAAGCGTCGAAGTAG
- a CDS encoding efflux RND transporter periplasmic adaptor subunit, producing MSLLSAAQTSRCRSLAPKAFRTLELTGGAVLALVSCFFAGHVVGQTPTESSVNASAASESGTTSPIIQVDAQTSLIQNTTLASPISGIIKSIHVREGDSIEPATQLVQFADEEINAELQAAKAAYEAAVIESRNDVDARYAQRSLDVHQQELQKSQQANQRFAGAISGTEIERLQLVVDQSTLAIEQADHQREIATAKAREKLAAVRLIETRLTKHHYQSPIGGRVAEVMVEPGQWVEQGKPLVRVIALNPIRVECFVDGQRYGDELLDAKVEFRLRTTSMASAASPMTASSATETWSGNVTFVSSELHPVTGQTRLWARIDNPDRRLRAGMKGTMAIEREPVSR from the coding sequence ATGTCACTACTTTCCGCCGCCCAGACAAGCCGATGCCGATCGTTGGCACCCAAAGCGTTTCGCACTCTTGAACTGACCGGCGGCGCCGTGCTGGCCCTTGTGTCGTGCTTTTTCGCCGGCCATGTCGTCGGGCAAACGCCAACGGAAAGCAGTGTTAACGCAAGTGCGGCGTCAGAATCGGGCACAACATCACCGATCATTCAGGTCGACGCCCAAACGTCGCTCATTCAAAACACGACGCTGGCGTCACCGATCAGCGGGATCATCAAAAGCATTCATGTCCGCGAGGGCGATTCCATCGAACCTGCAACGCAGTTGGTTCAATTCGCCGACGAAGAAATCAACGCGGAACTTCAAGCCGCCAAAGCCGCCTACGAAGCCGCCGTCATCGAAAGCCGCAACGATGTCGACGCTCGGTACGCCCAACGGTCGCTGGACGTTCACCAACAAGAATTGCAAAAATCACAACAGGCCAACCAGCGTTTCGCCGGAGCGATCAGCGGGACGGAAATTGAACGACTGCAATTGGTCGTCGACCAATCCACATTGGCGATCGAACAGGCGGATCATCAACGGGAAATCGCCACGGCCAAAGCTAGGGAAAAACTGGCGGCGGTGCGTCTGATCGAAACCCGTTTGACCAAGCACCATTATCAATCACCCATCGGCGGTCGCGTTGCCGAAGTCATGGTCGAACCCGGTCAGTGGGTGGAACAAGGCAAACCGCTCGTTCGAGTCATCGCGTTAAATCCGATTCGTGTGGAGTGCTTTGTCGATGGTCAGCGTTATGGCGATGAATTGCTGGACGCCAAGGTGGAATTTCGCTTGCGTACGACCAGCATGGCAAGCGCGGCGTCCCCGATGACCGCATCGTCCGCCACCGAAACTTGGTCCGGAAACGTGACATTTGTTTCGTCGGAACTGCACCCGGTCACCGGTCAAACACGTCTTTGGGCACGAATCGACAACCCCGACCGACGGTTGCGTGCCGGCATGAAAGGAACGATGGCGATCGAAAGGGAACCGGTG
- a CDS encoding cupin domain-containing protein: MYDSICHPDDFSWKESDFAGVTNKVLNTNPNTGGLTVLTRMDAGAEIPAHHHDIADELVYVLEGDFIENGQHYRPGTVFFAQAGTKHGPHYSQHGCVVLTQFSKTLDFVLD, from the coding sequence ATGTACGATTCGATTTGTCATCCCGACGACTTTTCCTGGAAGGAGTCCGACTTTGCCGGCGTCACCAATAAGGTCCTGAACACGAATCCGAATACGGGGGGGCTGACCGTCCTGACCCGGATGGACGCGGGCGCTGAAATTCCGGCTCACCACCATGACATCGCCGACGAATTGGTCTACGTGCTGGAAGGCGATTTCATCGAAAATGGTCAACACTATCGCCCGGGGACCGTTTTCTTTGCTCAGGCGGGAACGAAACACGGCCCCCACTATTCCCAGCACGGTTGTGTGGTGCTGACCCAGTTTTCCAAAACCCTGGACTTTGTCTTGGACTGA
- a CDS encoding galactitol-1-phosphate 5-dehydrogenase, whose protein sequence is MKALLLTEYKNLEVTDVDEPAVGPDDVLVQVEACGICGSDIHGYDGSSGRRIPPLVMGHEAAGNVVRTGENVTDLKPGDAVTFDSMVSCGQCDFCRSGHQNLCDNRMVLGVSCGDYRRHGAFAERISVPRRIVYRLPDGLPLEHAALVEAVSVAVHAANVTPITLGDTAVVVGAGMIGLLTIQAVRAAGASRVIAIDINDRRLKVAQDVGATDVINSSQVDAVQTVIQMTDGRGADVAMEVVGMTPTVQTAIESVRKGGCVTLVGNVTPTIDLPLQSVVTREIRLQGTCGCNGEYPQCIDMMARGIIDVRPLITQKITLAQGPEWFDRLYKGDPDQMKVIVCPQT, encoded by the coding sequence ATGAAAGCTCTTCTGCTGACCGAATACAAAAACTTGGAAGTCACCGACGTCGATGAACCGGCAGTCGGGCCTGACGACGTTCTGGTCCAGGTCGAAGCATGTGGAATCTGTGGCAGCGACATCCACGGTTATGACGGCAGCAGCGGCCGCCGGATCCCACCGTTGGTGATGGGGCACGAGGCGGCGGGAAACGTTGTTCGGACCGGCGAAAACGTGACCGACCTGAAACCCGGCGATGCCGTTACGTTTGATTCGATGGTGTCTTGTGGTCAGTGCGACTTTTGTCGTTCTGGTCACCAGAATTTGTGCGACAACCGCATGGTGTTGGGCGTCAGTTGTGGCGATTACCGTCGCCACGGAGCATTCGCCGAACGCATCAGTGTTCCACGGCGAATCGTGTATCGCCTGCCCGACGGTCTACCGTTGGAACATGCCGCCCTGGTCGAAGCGGTTTCGGTGGCGGTACACGCGGCCAACGTGACCCCCATTACCCTGGGCGATACGGCGGTGGTGGTCGGTGCGGGGATGATCGGTTTGCTGACGATCCAAGCCGTTCGTGCCGCCGGTGCGTCGCGCGTCATTGCCATCGACATCAACGATCGTCGTTTGAAGGTCGCCCAAGACGTTGGTGCCACCGACGTGATCAACAGCAGCCAGGTCGACGCGGTACAAACGGTCATTCAAATGACCGACGGACGAGGGGCGGACGTGGCGATGGAAGTCGTCGGGATGACACCGACCGTACAGACCGCGATCGAATCGGTTCGCAAAGGTGGCTGCGTGACCTTGGTCGGAAACGTCACGCCAACGATCGATTTGCCGCTGCAGTCGGTGGTCACGCGTGAAATCCGGTTGCAAGGCACCTGTGGCTGCAACGGTGAATATCCCCAGTGCATCGACATGATGGCCCGAGGCATCATTGATGTTCGTCCGCTGATCACCCAGAAGATCACGCTGGCACAAGGGCCCGAGTGGTTCGATCGGCTTTACAAAGGTGACCCGGATCAAATGAAGGTCATCGTCTGTCCCCAGACTTAA
- a CDS encoding efflux RND transporter permease subunit, with amino-acid sequence MGCTCCPAVLLRRVTPWAATVLVVWFGLFASCTGMALAVPPEFAPQTTDDPPQNPQIRVPADLPPAPTLRTPDADDAVMDKIKEALQGNGTPGSDDPSILGGILEHLRSNKSVLHGSTLDPSLVPHALPPSAPPRPAGNMAAGNMAAKLAEQLLRTARQLEKWNRTVGDADPATIRMVDDLRRQAGVVLGSRPMAHGHHLTRPGDGDPNWTSPARNPEHRPTDPRRHPVRPTEHQQPGPSVRPALPPPAPIPPRPMGNPPKHDEMPLDAPSLSVPDALGPPPDEVPSLKVLPR; translated from the coding sequence ATGGGATGTACCTGTTGCCCAGCAGTGCTGTTGCGACGCGTGACGCCTTGGGCCGCGACCGTCCTGGTCGTGTGGTTCGGCCTGTTCGCGTCTTGCACGGGGATGGCTTTGGCAGTTCCGCCGGAGTTTGCGCCCCAGACGACGGACGACCCCCCGCAAAATCCTCAGATCCGAGTGCCCGCCGATTTGCCGCCCGCCCCGACGCTTCGCACCCCCGATGCCGATGACGCGGTGATGGACAAGATCAAAGAAGCGCTGCAGGGAAACGGAACCCCGGGTTCGGACGACCCGTCGATCCTGGGCGGCATTTTGGAGCACCTGCGTAGCAACAAAAGCGTGCTGCATGGATCGACGTTGGACCCTTCGCTGGTTCCGCACGCATTGCCTCCGTCGGCACCGCCCCGACCGGCGGGCAATATGGCGGCGGGCAATATGGCCGCAAAGTTGGCCGAACAGTTGTTGCGGACCGCACGTCAATTAGAGAAGTGGAATCGAACCGTGGGTGATGCCGATCCGGCGACGATTCGCATGGTGGATGATTTGCGGCGACAAGCCGGCGTCGTGCTGGGATCCCGGCCGATGGCCCATGGGCACCACCTGACACGGCCGGGTGATGGCGATCCGAATTGGACGTCCCCCGCCCGCAATCCAGAACACCGTCCCACCGACCCGCGCCGTCATCCGGTGCGTCCGACCGAACATCAGCAGCCCGGACCGAGTGTTCGTCCGGCGTTGCCCCCGCCCGCGCCGATACCGCCAAGACCGATGGGTAATCCACCGAAGCATGACGAAATGCCCTTGGACGCCCCCAGCCTTTCGGTGCCCGATGCATTGGGCCCGCCGCCCGATGAAGTGCCGTCGCTGAAGGTTTTGCCTCGTTGA
- a CDS encoding PVC-type heme-binding CxxCH protein: MPSIYAFRCPPGAPFTRHGDTQRFHVLALVVGLLLTVAATTAGADDFPTPINNDRDGDAPVMSAEQAASTMQLPDGFSARVFAAEPDVQNPIDMAWDSRGRLWVAENYTYSDRSERFNRSLRDRVLFFVDQDGDGRSDQRHVFTDDVQMLTSVEVGLGGVWLMCPPQLLFIPDAEGDGVADGPAEVILDGFEVAKQNYHNFANGLRFGPDGWLYGRCGGSCPGRIGTPGTPDEQRVALEGGIWRYHPTTSAVEVINAGTTNPWGHDWNEAGDLFFTNTVIGHLWHGIAGAHFRRPFTLDPNRHTYQLIDFHADHWHFDTGGTWQASRDGAANDFGGGHAHCGAMIYRGGKWPDIYDGKLFTLNLHGRRANVERLERIGGGYVARHEPDFMIATDPWFRGMEMSYGPAGDVYVLDWSDTGECHEHTGVHRTSGRIYQIRYEGSGAGATSNAVAGSPHDLRAKSVESLVALHTSDNAWFVRQARLVLQSRQAAGTLTADDIRKIRATCRIAADIKLQARLAHTLWALRSLNDADLERLLKHSDETMRAIGVRAIADSWPIDDVMGPWHASLKETDKGFSGASAWLNRMVELAETEDSALVRLSLASTLQRLPVNLRTKLASPLTRRIQDEGDHNIPPLIWYGLMPVAEQSPDQLASLCVDSRLSTVRRNVTRRLAEDIASSPEPLTQILRGVAASDDADAMADVITGLSAAVRGVRRVDRPLGWDAFAAAAKQNGLSRQIQNLDVVFGSGQALEAITELALDGSADPAQRLAAVQTLIDSRPDNLFEVCQKLLRDPRTNVVAAKGLSTFDNPEVARMILAQYNRFRAPRRPEVVSLLVSRVSFADQLIDALESNKIPRTDVTASQVRQIHSLADASLSNRIDRVWGKVRVSPIEKRRQIEALKSDFATGVLKTADARRGRFLFEKNCGTCHRLYGSGGNVGPDLTGANRSNWDYILENVIDPSAVVDKDYRMTVVLLADGRVVNGLVLDENDRTWTIQTATDKITVAADEIEEAQKTEKSAMPDGLIDAMSDQDRHDLFAYLTGPTQVPLPEQP, translated from the coding sequence ATGCCTTCGATCTATGCTTTCCGGTGTCCCCCTGGTGCCCCCTTCACCCGACACGGCGACACGCAACGTTTCCACGTGCTGGCCTTGGTCGTCGGGTTGCTGTTGACCGTCGCCGCCACAACCGCCGGCGCCGACGATTTCCCCACACCGATCAACAACGATCGCGACGGCGACGCTCCGGTGATGTCGGCCGAACAGGCGGCATCCACCATGCAATTGCCCGACGGATTTTCCGCACGGGTTTTTGCCGCCGAACCAGACGTTCAAAATCCCATCGATATGGCTTGGGATTCGCGTGGTCGACTGTGGGTCGCGGAAAATTACACCTATTCCGATCGCAGCGAACGTTTCAATCGCAGCCTTCGTGATCGAGTCCTCTTCTTCGTCGACCAGGATGGCGATGGTCGTTCCGACCAGCGACACGTCTTTACCGACGACGTGCAAATGTTGACCAGTGTCGAAGTCGGACTTGGTGGCGTCTGGCTGATGTGCCCGCCGCAATTGCTATTCATCCCCGATGCCGAAGGTGATGGCGTGGCCGACGGGCCGGCCGAAGTCATTCTGGATGGATTCGAAGTCGCCAAGCAAAACTATCACAACTTTGCCAACGGCCTGCGATTCGGCCCCGACGGGTGGCTTTACGGACGCTGTGGCGGATCATGCCCGGGACGAATCGGCACCCCAGGCACCCCCGACGAACAACGCGTTGCACTGGAGGGCGGCATTTGGCGGTATCACCCGACGACGTCCGCGGTGGAAGTCATCAATGCGGGAACCACCAATCCCTGGGGGCACGACTGGAACGAAGCGGGTGATCTGTTCTTTACCAACACGGTCATCGGACATCTGTGGCATGGAATCGCGGGTGCTCATTTTCGGCGGCCCTTCACGCTGGATCCGAATCGTCACACGTATCAACTGATCGACTTTCACGCCGACCACTGGCACTTCGACACCGGCGGCACATGGCAGGCATCACGCGACGGTGCGGCCAACGATTTCGGCGGCGGTCACGCCCACTGTGGGGCAATGATTTATCGTGGCGGTAAATGGCCGGACATCTACGACGGCAAACTGTTCACCTTGAATTTGCACGGTCGACGGGCCAACGTGGAACGTTTGGAACGCATCGGCGGGGGCTATGTTGCCCGGCACGAACCGGACTTCATGATCGCCACCGATCCATGGTTTCGTGGCATGGAAATGTCGTACGGTCCCGCTGGCGACGTCTATGTCCTGGACTGGAGTGATACGGGCGAATGCCACGAACACACCGGCGTTCATCGTACCAGCGGACGCATCTACCAGATCCGCTACGAAGGCAGCGGCGCAGGTGCAACATCCAACGCTGTGGCGGGTTCGCCGCACGACCTGCGTGCAAAGTCGGTGGAATCCCTGGTCGCCCTCCATACCAGCGACAACGCTTGGTTCGTTCGACAAGCACGACTGGTGCTGCAATCACGCCAAGCCGCCGGCACGCTGACGGCGGACGACATTCGGAAAATCCGTGCGACTTGCCGGATCGCCGCCGACATCAAACTGCAAGCCCGGTTGGCTCACACGCTGTGGGCGCTCCGTTCACTGAACGATGCCGATTTGGAACGCTTGCTGAAGCATTCCGATGAAACGATGCGTGCGATCGGTGTTCGCGCCATCGCTGATTCCTGGCCCATCGACGACGTCATGGGCCCGTGGCATGCATCGCTAAAGGAAACGGACAAAGGATTCTCCGGTGCATCGGCTTGGCTGAACCGGATGGTTGAACTGGCAGAAACAGAAGATTCCGCTTTGGTGCGACTGAGCCTCGCATCGACACTTCAGCGGTTGCCCGTCAACCTGCGGACGAAGCTGGCGTCCCCCCTGACCCGGCGAATCCAGGACGAAGGCGACCACAATATCCCGCCGTTGATTTGGTACGGACTGATGCCGGTGGCGGAACAATCGCCGGACCAGTTGGCATCCCTGTGCGTGGATAGCCGACTGTCGACAGTTCGTCGGAACGTGACGCGTCGTTTGGCCGAAGACATTGCGTCGTCTCCGGAACCGTTGACGCAAATTTTGCGTGGCGTCGCCGCTTCGGACGATGCCGATGCAATGGCCGATGTCATCACCGGTTTGTCCGCTGCGGTTCGTGGTGTCCGTCGGGTGGACCGTCCCCTGGGTTGGGATGCCTTCGCAGCGGCAGCCAAACAGAACGGCTTGTCACGTCAGATTCAAAACCTGGACGTGGTCTTTGGCAGCGGGCAGGCATTGGAAGCCATCACCGAACTGGCACTTGATGGATCGGCGGATCCCGCCCAACGTTTGGCAGCCGTTCAAACGCTGATCGACAGCCGTCCGGATAATCTGTTCGAAGTCTGTCAAAAACTACTTCGCGATCCACGAACGAACGTGGTCGCGGCCAAAGGTTTGTCGACGTTCGACAACCCCGAGGTCGCCCGGATGATCTTGGCACAGTACAACCGGTTTCGCGCGCCCCGCAGGCCGGAAGTGGTCTCGCTGTTGGTCAGCCGCGTTTCCTTTGCCGACCAATTGATCGATGCTTTGGAAAGCAACAAGATCCCACGTACGGACGTCACCGCGTCGCAGGTCCGGCAAATCCACAGTTTGGCGGATGCATCCCTGTCGAATCGCATTGACCGCGTCTGGGGCAAGGTTCGAGTCAGCCCGATTGAAAAACGACGCCAAATCGAAGCGTTGAAATCGGACTTTGCGACCGGCGTCTTGAAAACCGCCGACGCGCGACGCGGCCGATTCCTGTTTGAAAAAAACTGTGGGACCTGTCACCGTCTGTACGGATCGGGCGGCAATGTCGGCCCCGACTTGACCGGCGCGAACCGATCCAACTGGGATTACATCTTGGAAAATGTGATCGATCCCAGTGCCGTCGTGGACAAGGACTATCGCATGACCGTGGTTTTGCTTGCCGACGGCCGGGTCGTCAACGGCTTGGTGTTGGATGAAAACGACCGCACCTGGACGATCCAGACCGCAACCGACAAGATCACGGTGGCTGCGGATGAAATCGAAGAAGCCCAAAAGACTGAAAAGTCTGCGATGCCCGACGGTTTGATCGATGCGATGTCCGATCAAGACCGCCATGACCTTTTCGCGTACCTGACAGGCCCGACTCAAGTCCCTTTGCCGGAACAACCATGA